In a single window of the Callithrix jacchus isolate 240 chromosome 1, calJac240_pri, whole genome shotgun sequence genome:
- the C1H22orf15 gene encoding uncharacterized protein C22orf15 homolog isoform X4: MFIKVMFGACIGHLKLSPVAAGSSVLVNTSCRLVNLTAHLRQKAGLLPDASLHGLPVTLALLAEDGNLVSLEEDLKEAASGALTIGSSLLKERATFVLVRIISKRERAWPPPAMSPYWRTWMTTTQSWEVSVRAQRRGRAQLLPSPYQQDFSGLPEELRRLSGLSSVGYDWRKRMGTRHGHHEQSPASRSRKNQVHLGLPANASPHHSGLSKASVLCYLRCRWQQGSSSPSLIKVTDCTL, translated from the exons CGTGCATCGGACACCTGAAACTCTCGCCAGTTGCAG CTGGCAGCTCCGTGCTGGTGAACACCTCCTGTAGGCTGGTGAACCTCACCGCCCACCTGAGGCAGAAAGCAGGATTGCTCCCAGATG cctctCTCCATGGCCTCCCAGTGACCCTTGCTCTCCTGGCTGAGGACGGCAACCTCGTGAGCCTGGAGGAGGACCTGAAGGAAGCGGCTTCCGGCGCCCTCACCATAGGCAGCTCACTGCTGAAGGAGCGAGCCACCTTTGTCCTTGTTCGGATCATCAGTAAG AGGGAGAGGGCATGGCCCCCACCCGCTATGAGTCCCTACTGGAGAACCTGGATGACCACTACCCAGAGCTGGGAGGTGAGTGTCAGGGCACAGCGCAGGGGGAGGGCACAACTTCTCCCCAGCCCCTACCAGCAGGACTTCTCGGGCCTTCCAGAGGAACTGCGCAGGCTGTCAGGCCTCTCCTCTGTGGGCTATGACTGGAGGAAGCGCATGGGCACTCGGCACGGCCACCATGAGCAAAGCCCTGCTTCAAGGTCCAGAAAG AATCAGGTACACTTGGGATTACCTGCTAATGCCTCTCCACACCACTCTGGACTGTCCAAGGCATCTGTCCTGTGCTACCTACGGTGCAGATGGCAACAGggctcctcctccccatccctgaTTAAGGTGACGGACTGCACACTGTAG
- the C1H22orf15 gene encoding uncharacterized protein C22orf15 homolog isoform X11 has translation MFIKVMFGACIGHLKLSPVAAGSSVLVNTSCRLVNLTAHLRQKAGLLPDASLHGLPVTLALLAEDGNLVSLEEDLKEAASGALTIGSSLLKERATFVLVRIISKRERAWPPPAMSPYWRTWMTTTQSWEVSVRAQRRGRAQLLPSPYQQDFSGLPEELRRLSGLSSVGYDWRKRMGTRHGHHEQSPASRSRKVTDCTL, from the exons CGTGCATCGGACACCTGAAACTCTCGCCAGTTGCAG CTGGCAGCTCCGTGCTGGTGAACACCTCCTGTAGGCTGGTGAACCTCACCGCCCACCTGAGGCAGAAAGCAGGATTGCTCCCAGATG cctctCTCCATGGCCTCCCAGTGACCCTTGCTCTCCTGGCTGAGGACGGCAACCTCGTGAGCCTGGAGGAGGACCTGAAGGAAGCGGCTTCCGGCGCCCTCACCATAGGCAGCTCACTGCTGAAGGAGCGAGCCACCTTTGTCCTTGTTCGGATCATCAGTAAG AGGGAGAGGGCATGGCCCCCACCCGCTATGAGTCCCTACTGGAGAACCTGGATGACCACTACCCAGAGCTGGGAGGTGAGTGTCAGGGCACAGCGCAGGGGGAGGGCACAACTTCTCCCCAGCCCCTACCAGCAGGACTTCTCGGGCCTTCCAGAGGAACTGCGCAGGCTGTCAGGCCTCTCCTCTGTGGGCTATGACTGGAGGAAGCGCATGGGCACTCGGCACGGCCACCATGAGCAAAGCCCTGCTTCAAGGTCCAGAAAG GTGACGGACTGCACACTGTAG
- the C1H22orf15 gene encoding uncharacterized protein C22orf15 homolog isoform X14, producing MFIKVMFGACIGHLKLSPVAAGSSVLVNTSCRLVNLTAHLRQKAGLLPDASLHGLPVTLALLAEDGNLVSLEEDLKEAASGALTIGSSLLKERATFVLVRIIKGEGMAPTRYESLLENLDDHYPELGEELRRLSGLSSVGYDWRKRMGTRHGHHEQSPASRSRKVTDCTL from the exons CGTGCATCGGACACCTGAAACTCTCGCCAGTTGCAG CTGGCAGCTCCGTGCTGGTGAACACCTCCTGTAGGCTGGTGAACCTCACCGCCCACCTGAGGCAGAAAGCAGGATTGCTCCCAGATG cctctCTCCATGGCCTCCCAGTGACCCTTGCTCTCCTGGCTGAGGACGGCAACCTCGTGAGCCTGGAGGAGGACCTGAAGGAAGCGGCTTCCGGCGCCCTCACCATAGGCAGCTCACTGCTGAAGGAGCGAGCCACCTTTGTCCTTGTTCGGATCATCA AGGGAGAGGGCATGGCCCCCACCCGCTATGAGTCCCTACTGGAGAACCTGGATGACCACTACCCAGAGCTGGGAG AGGAACTGCGCAGGCTGTCAGGCCTCTCCTCTGTGGGCTATGACTGGAGGAAGCGCATGGGCACTCGGCACGGCCACCATGAGCAAAGCCCTGCTTCAAGGTCCAGAAAG GTGACGGACTGCACACTGTAG
- the C1H22orf15 gene encoding uncharacterized protein C22orf15 homolog isoform X8 has product MFIKVMFGACIGHLKLSPVAAGSSVLVNTSCRLVNLTAHLRQKAGLLPDASLHGLPVTLALLAEDGNLVSLEEDLKEAASGALTIGSSLLKERATFVLVRIIKGEGMAPTRYESLLENLDDHYPELGEELRRLSGLSSVGYDWRKRMGTRHGHHEQSPASRSRKNQVHLGLPANASPHHSGLSKASVLCYLRCRWQQGSSSPSLIKVTDCTL; this is encoded by the exons CGTGCATCGGACACCTGAAACTCTCGCCAGTTGCAG CTGGCAGCTCCGTGCTGGTGAACACCTCCTGTAGGCTGGTGAACCTCACCGCCCACCTGAGGCAGAAAGCAGGATTGCTCCCAGATG cctctCTCCATGGCCTCCCAGTGACCCTTGCTCTCCTGGCTGAGGACGGCAACCTCGTGAGCCTGGAGGAGGACCTGAAGGAAGCGGCTTCCGGCGCCCTCACCATAGGCAGCTCACTGCTGAAGGAGCGAGCCACCTTTGTCCTTGTTCGGATCATCA AGGGAGAGGGCATGGCCCCCACCCGCTATGAGTCCCTACTGGAGAACCTGGATGACCACTACCCAGAGCTGGGAG AGGAACTGCGCAGGCTGTCAGGCCTCTCCTCTGTGGGCTATGACTGGAGGAAGCGCATGGGCACTCGGCACGGCCACCATGAGCAAAGCCCTGCTTCAAGGTCCAGAAAG AATCAGGTACACTTGGGATTACCTGCTAATGCCTCTCCACACCACTCTGGACTGTCCAAGGCATCTGTCCTGTGCTACCTACGGTGCAGATGGCAACAGggctcctcctccccatccctgaTTAAGGTGACGGACTGCACACTGTAG
- the C1H22orf15 gene encoding uncharacterized protein C22orf15 homolog isoform X7 yields MFIKVMFGACIGHLKLSPVAAGSSVLVNTSCRLVNLTAHLRQKAGLLPDASLHGLPVTLALLAEDGNLVSLEEDLKEAASGALTIGSSLLKERATFVLVRIISKRERAWPPPAMSPYWRTWMTTTQSWEVSVRAQRRGRAQLLPSPYQQDFSGLPEELRRLSGLSSVGYDWRKRMGTRHGHHEQSPASRSRKMQTDSNPAGLLFQNLEMLRSCISKRAR; encoded by the exons CGTGCATCGGACACCTGAAACTCTCGCCAGTTGCAG CTGGCAGCTCCGTGCTGGTGAACACCTCCTGTAGGCTGGTGAACCTCACCGCCCACCTGAGGCAGAAAGCAGGATTGCTCCCAGATG cctctCTCCATGGCCTCCCAGTGACCCTTGCTCTCCTGGCTGAGGACGGCAACCTCGTGAGCCTGGAGGAGGACCTGAAGGAAGCGGCTTCCGGCGCCCTCACCATAGGCAGCTCACTGCTGAAGGAGCGAGCCACCTTTGTCCTTGTTCGGATCATCAGTAAG AGGGAGAGGGCATGGCCCCCACCCGCTATGAGTCCCTACTGGAGAACCTGGATGACCACTACCCAGAGCTGGGAGGTGAGTGTCAGGGCACAGCGCAGGGGGAGGGCACAACTTCTCCCCAGCCCCTACCAGCAGGACTTCTCGGGCCTTCCAGAGGAACTGCGCAGGCTGTCAGGCCTCTCCTCTGTGGGCTATGACTGGAGGAAGCGCATGGGCACTCGGCACGGCCACCATGAGCAAAGCCCTGCTTCAAGGTCCAGAAAG ATGCAAACAGACAGCAACCCAGCAGGACTCCTCTTTCAGAATCTGGAAATGCTGAGAAGTTGCATCAGCAAGAGGGCAAG GTGA
- the C1H22orf15 gene encoding uncharacterized protein C22orf15 homolog isoform X12 gives MDGNLVSLEEDLKEAASGALTIGSSLLKERATFVLVRIISKRERAWPPPAMSPYWRTWMTTTQSWEVSVRAQRRGRAQLLPSPYQQDFSGLPEELRRLSGLSSVGYDWRKRMGTRHGHHEQSPASRSRKMQTDSNPAGLLFQNLEMLRSCISKRARIRYTWDYLLMPLHTTLDCPRHLSCATYGADGNRAPPPHP, from the exons ATG GACGGCAACCTCGTGAGCCTGGAGGAGGACCTGAAGGAAGCGGCTTCCGGCGCCCTCACCATAGGCAGCTCACTGCTGAAGGAGCGAGCCACCTTTGTCCTTGTTCGGATCATCAGTAAG AGGGAGAGGGCATGGCCCCCACCCGCTATGAGTCCCTACTGGAGAACCTGGATGACCACTACCCAGAGCTGGGAGGTGAGTGTCAGGGCACAGCGCAGGGGGAGGGCACAACTTCTCCCCAGCCCCTACCAGCAGGACTTCTCGGGCCTTCCAGAGGAACTGCGCAGGCTGTCAGGCCTCTCCTCTGTGGGCTATGACTGGAGGAAGCGCATGGGCACTCGGCACGGCCACCATGAGCAAAGCCCTGCTTCAAGGTCCAGAAAG ATGCAAACAGACAGCAACCCAGCAGGACTCCTCTTTCAGAATCTGGAAATGCTGAGAAGTTGCATCAGCAAGAGGGCAAG AATCAGGTACACTTGGGATTACCTGCTAATGCCTCTCCACACCACTCTGGACTGTCCAAGGCATCTGTCCTGTGCTACCTACGGTGCAGATGGCAACAGggctcctcctccccatccctga
- the C1H22orf15 gene encoding uncharacterized protein C22orf15 homolog isoform X6, with product MFIKVMFGACIGHLKLSPVAAGSSVLVNTSCRLVNLTAHLRQKAGLLPDASLHGLPVTLALLAEDGNLVSLEEDLKEAASGALTIGSSLLKERATFVLVRIIKGEGMAPTRYESLLENLDDHYPELGEELRRLSGLSSVGYDWRKRMGTRHGHHEQSPASRSRKMQTDSNPAGLLFQNLEMLRSCISKRARIRYTWDYLLMPLHTTLDCPRHLSCATYGADGNRAPPPHP from the exons CGTGCATCGGACACCTGAAACTCTCGCCAGTTGCAG CTGGCAGCTCCGTGCTGGTGAACACCTCCTGTAGGCTGGTGAACCTCACCGCCCACCTGAGGCAGAAAGCAGGATTGCTCCCAGATG cctctCTCCATGGCCTCCCAGTGACCCTTGCTCTCCTGGCTGAGGACGGCAACCTCGTGAGCCTGGAGGAGGACCTGAAGGAAGCGGCTTCCGGCGCCCTCACCATAGGCAGCTCACTGCTGAAGGAGCGAGCCACCTTTGTCCTTGTTCGGATCATCA AGGGAGAGGGCATGGCCCCCACCCGCTATGAGTCCCTACTGGAGAACCTGGATGACCACTACCCAGAGCTGGGAG AGGAACTGCGCAGGCTGTCAGGCCTCTCCTCTGTGGGCTATGACTGGAGGAAGCGCATGGGCACTCGGCACGGCCACCATGAGCAAAGCCCTGCTTCAAGGTCCAGAAAG ATGCAAACAGACAGCAACCCAGCAGGACTCCTCTTTCAGAATCTGGAAATGCTGAGAAGTTGCATCAGCAAGAGGGCAAG AATCAGGTACACTTGGGATTACCTGCTAATGCCTCTCCACACCACTCTGGACTGTCCAAGGCATCTGTCCTGTGCTACCTACGGTGCAGATGGCAACAGggctcctcctccccatccctga
- the C1H22orf15 gene encoding uncharacterized protein C22orf15 homolog isoform X13: MFIKVMFGAGSSVLVNTSCRLVNLTAHLRQKAGLLPDVTLALLAEDGNLVSLEEDLKEAASGALTIGSSLLKERATFVLVRIISKRERAWPPPAMSPYWRTWMTTTQSWERNCAGCQASPLWAMTGGSAWALGTATMSKALLQGPERIRYTWDYLLMPLHTTLDCPRHLSCATYGADGNRAPPPHP; encoded by the exons CTGGCAGCTCCGTGCTGGTGAACACCTCCTGTAGGCTGGTGAACCTCACCGCCCACCTGAGGCAGAAAGCAGGATTGCTCCCAGATG TGACCCTTGCTCTCCTGGCTGAGGACGGCAACCTCGTGAGCCTGGAGGAGGACCTGAAGGAAGCGGCTTCCGGCGCCCTCACCATAGGCAGCTCACTGCTGAAGGAGCGAGCCACCTTTGTCCTTGTTCGGATCATCAGTAAG AGGGAGAGGGCATGGCCCCCACCCGCTATGAGTCCCTACTGGAGAACCTGGATGACCACTACCCAGAGCTGGGAG AGGAACTGCGCAGGCTGTCAGGCCTCTCCTCTGTGGGCTATGACTGGAGGAAGCGCATGGGCACTCGGCACGGCCACCATGAGCAAAGCCCTGCTTCAAGGTCCAGAAAG AATCAGGTACACTTGGGATTACCTGCTAATGCCTCTCCACACCACTCTGGACTGTCCAAGGCATCTGTCCTGTGCTACCTACGGTGCAGATGGCAACAGggctcctcctccccatccctga
- the C1H22orf15 gene encoding uncharacterized protein C22orf15 homolog isoform X5 codes for MFIKVMFGAGSSVLVNTSCRLVNLTAHLRQKAGLLPDVTLALLAEDGNLVSLEEDLKEAASGALTIGSSLLKERATFVLVRIISKRERAWPPPAMSPYWRTWMTTTQSWEVSVRAQRRGRAQLLPSPYQQDFSGLPEELRRLSGLSSVGYDWRKRMGTRHGHHEQSPASRSRKMQTDSNPAGLLFQNLEMLRSCISKRARIRYTWDYLLMPLHTTLDCPRHLSCATYGADGNRAPPPHP; via the exons CTGGCAGCTCCGTGCTGGTGAACACCTCCTGTAGGCTGGTGAACCTCACCGCCCACCTGAGGCAGAAAGCAGGATTGCTCCCAGATG TGACCCTTGCTCTCCTGGCTGAGGACGGCAACCTCGTGAGCCTGGAGGAGGACCTGAAGGAAGCGGCTTCCGGCGCCCTCACCATAGGCAGCTCACTGCTGAAGGAGCGAGCCACCTTTGTCCTTGTTCGGATCATCAGTAAG AGGGAGAGGGCATGGCCCCCACCCGCTATGAGTCCCTACTGGAGAACCTGGATGACCACTACCCAGAGCTGGGAGGTGAGTGTCAGGGCACAGCGCAGGGGGAGGGCACAACTTCTCCCCAGCCCCTACCAGCAGGACTTCTCGGGCCTTCCAGAGGAACTGCGCAGGCTGTCAGGCCTCTCCTCTGTGGGCTATGACTGGAGGAAGCGCATGGGCACTCGGCACGGCCACCATGAGCAAAGCCCTGCTTCAAGGTCCAGAAAG ATGCAAACAGACAGCAACCCAGCAGGACTCCTCTTTCAGAATCTGGAAATGCTGAGAAGTTGCATCAGCAAGAGGGCAAG AATCAGGTACACTTGGGATTACCTGCTAATGCCTCTCCACACCACTCTGGACTGTCCAAGGCATCTGTCCTGTGCTACCTACGGTGCAGATGGCAACAGggctcctcctccccatccctga
- the C1H22orf15 gene encoding uncharacterized protein C22orf15 homolog isoform X3 gives MFIKVMFGAGSSVLVNTSCRLVNLTAHLRQKAGLLPDASLHGLPVTLALLAEDGNLVSLEEDLKEAASGALTIGSSLLKERATFVLVRIISKRERAWPPPAMSPYWRTWMTTTQSWEVSVRAQRRGRAQLLPSPYQQDFSGLPEELRRLSGLSSVGYDWRKRMGTRHGHHEQSPASRSRKMQTDSNPAGLLFQNLEMLRSCISKRARIRYTWDYLLMPLHTTLDCPRHLSCATYGADGNRAPPPHP, from the exons CTGGCAGCTCCGTGCTGGTGAACACCTCCTGTAGGCTGGTGAACCTCACCGCCCACCTGAGGCAGAAAGCAGGATTGCTCCCAGATG cctctCTCCATGGCCTCCCAGTGACCCTTGCTCTCCTGGCTGAGGACGGCAACCTCGTGAGCCTGGAGGAGGACCTGAAGGAAGCGGCTTCCGGCGCCCTCACCATAGGCAGCTCACTGCTGAAGGAGCGAGCCACCTTTGTCCTTGTTCGGATCATCAGTAAG AGGGAGAGGGCATGGCCCCCACCCGCTATGAGTCCCTACTGGAGAACCTGGATGACCACTACCCAGAGCTGGGAGGTGAGTGTCAGGGCACAGCGCAGGGGGAGGGCACAACTTCTCCCCAGCCCCTACCAGCAGGACTTCTCGGGCCTTCCAGAGGAACTGCGCAGGCTGTCAGGCCTCTCCTCTGTGGGCTATGACTGGAGGAAGCGCATGGGCACTCGGCACGGCCACCATGAGCAAAGCCCTGCTTCAAGGTCCAGAAAG ATGCAAACAGACAGCAACCCAGCAGGACTCCTCTTTCAGAATCTGGAAATGCTGAGAAGTTGCATCAGCAAGAGGGCAAG AATCAGGTACACTTGGGATTACCTGCTAATGCCTCTCCACACCACTCTGGACTGTCCAAGGCATCTGTCCTGTGCTACCTACGGTGCAGATGGCAACAGggctcctcctccccatccctga
- the C1H22orf15 gene encoding uncharacterized protein C22orf15 homolog isoform X9 has translation MFIKVMFGAGSSVLVNTSCRLVNLTAHLRQKAGLLPDVTLALLAEDGNLVSLEEDLKEAASGALTIGSSLLKERATFVLVRIIKGEGMAPTRYESLLENLDDHYPELGEELRRLSGLSSVGYDWRKRMGTRHGHHEQSPASRSRKMQTDSNPAGLLFQNLEMLRSCISKRARIRYTWDYLLMPLHTTLDCPRHLSCATYGADGNRAPPPHP, from the exons CTGGCAGCTCCGTGCTGGTGAACACCTCCTGTAGGCTGGTGAACCTCACCGCCCACCTGAGGCAGAAAGCAGGATTGCTCCCAGATG TGACCCTTGCTCTCCTGGCTGAGGACGGCAACCTCGTGAGCCTGGAGGAGGACCTGAAGGAAGCGGCTTCCGGCGCCCTCACCATAGGCAGCTCACTGCTGAAGGAGCGAGCCACCTTTGTCCTTGTTCGGATCATCA AGGGAGAGGGCATGGCCCCCACCCGCTATGAGTCCCTACTGGAGAACCTGGATGACCACTACCCAGAGCTGGGAG AGGAACTGCGCAGGCTGTCAGGCCTCTCCTCTGTGGGCTATGACTGGAGGAAGCGCATGGGCACTCGGCACGGCCACCATGAGCAAAGCCCTGCTTCAAGGTCCAGAAAG ATGCAAACAGACAGCAACCCAGCAGGACTCCTCTTTCAGAATCTGGAAATGCTGAGAAGTTGCATCAGCAAGAGGGCAAG AATCAGGTACACTTGGGATTACCTGCTAATGCCTCTCCACACCACTCTGGACTGTCCAAGGCATCTGTCCTGTGCTACCTACGGTGCAGATGGCAACAGggctcctcctccccatccctga
- the C1H22orf15 gene encoding uncharacterized protein C22orf15 homolog isoform X1: protein MFIKVMFGACIGHLKLSPVAAGSSVLVNTSCRLVNLTAHLRQKAGLLPDASLHGLPVTLALLAEDGNLVSLEEDLKEAASGALTIGSSLLKERATFVLVRIISKRERAWPPPAMSPYWRTWMTTTQSWEVSVRAQRRGRAQLLPSPYQQDFSGLPEELRRLSGLSSVGYDWRKRMGTRHGHHEQSPASRSRKMQTDSNPAGLLFQNLEMLRSCISKRARIRYTWDYLLMPLHTTLDCPRHLSCATYGADGNRAPPPHP from the exons CGTGCATCGGACACCTGAAACTCTCGCCAGTTGCAG CTGGCAGCTCCGTGCTGGTGAACACCTCCTGTAGGCTGGTGAACCTCACCGCCCACCTGAGGCAGAAAGCAGGATTGCTCCCAGATG cctctCTCCATGGCCTCCCAGTGACCCTTGCTCTCCTGGCTGAGGACGGCAACCTCGTGAGCCTGGAGGAGGACCTGAAGGAAGCGGCTTCCGGCGCCCTCACCATAGGCAGCTCACTGCTGAAGGAGCGAGCCACCTTTGTCCTTGTTCGGATCATCAGTAAG AGGGAGAGGGCATGGCCCCCACCCGCTATGAGTCCCTACTGGAGAACCTGGATGACCACTACCCAGAGCTGGGAGGTGAGTGTCAGGGCACAGCGCAGGGGGAGGGCACAACTTCTCCCCAGCCCCTACCAGCAGGACTTCTCGGGCCTTCCAGAGGAACTGCGCAGGCTGTCAGGCCTCTCCTCTGTGGGCTATGACTGGAGGAAGCGCATGGGCACTCGGCACGGCCACCATGAGCAAAGCCCTGCTTCAAGGTCCAGAAAG ATGCAAACAGACAGCAACCCAGCAGGACTCCTCTTTCAGAATCTGGAAATGCTGAGAAGTTGCATCAGCAAGAGGGCAAG AATCAGGTACACTTGGGATTACCTGCTAATGCCTCTCCACACCACTCTGGACTGTCCAAGGCATCTGTCCTGTGCTACCTACGGTGCAGATGGCAACAGggctcctcctccccatccctga
- the C1H22orf15 gene encoding uncharacterized protein C22orf15 homolog isoform X10 yields MFIKVMFGACIGHLKLSPVAAGSSVLVNTSCRLVNLTAHLRQKAGLLPDASLHGLPVTLALLAEDGNLVSLEEDLKEAASGALTIGSSLLKERATFVLVRIISKRERAWPPPAMSPYWRTWMTTTQSWERNCAGCQASPLWAMTGGSAWALGTATMSKALLQGPERIRYTWDYLLMPLHTTLDCPRHLSCATYGADGNRAPPPHP; encoded by the exons CGTGCATCGGACACCTGAAACTCTCGCCAGTTGCAG CTGGCAGCTCCGTGCTGGTGAACACCTCCTGTAGGCTGGTGAACCTCACCGCCCACCTGAGGCAGAAAGCAGGATTGCTCCCAGATG cctctCTCCATGGCCTCCCAGTGACCCTTGCTCTCCTGGCTGAGGACGGCAACCTCGTGAGCCTGGAGGAGGACCTGAAGGAAGCGGCTTCCGGCGCCCTCACCATAGGCAGCTCACTGCTGAAGGAGCGAGCCACCTTTGTCCTTGTTCGGATCATCAGTAAG AGGGAGAGGGCATGGCCCCCACCCGCTATGAGTCCCTACTGGAGAACCTGGATGACCACTACCCAGAGCTGGGAG AGGAACTGCGCAGGCTGTCAGGCCTCTCCTCTGTGGGCTATGACTGGAGGAAGCGCATGGGCACTCGGCACGGCCACCATGAGCAAAGCCCTGCTTCAAGGTCCAGAAAG AATCAGGTACACTTGGGATTACCTGCTAATGCCTCTCCACACCACTCTGGACTGTCCAAGGCATCTGTCCTGTGCTACCTACGGTGCAGATGGCAACAGggctcctcctccccatccctga
- the C1H22orf15 gene encoding uncharacterized protein C22orf15 homolog isoform X2 — protein MFIKVMFGACIGHLKLSPVAAGSSVLVNTSCRLVNLTAHLRQKAGLLPDVTLALLAEDGNLVSLEEDLKEAASGALTIGSSLLKERATFVLVRIISKRERAWPPPAMSPYWRTWMTTTQSWEVSVRAQRRGRAQLLPSPYQQDFSGLPEELRRLSGLSSVGYDWRKRMGTRHGHHEQSPASRSRKMQTDSNPAGLLFQNLEMLRSCISKRARIRYTWDYLLMPLHTTLDCPRHLSCATYGADGNRAPPPHP, from the exons CGTGCATCGGACACCTGAAACTCTCGCCAGTTGCAG CTGGCAGCTCCGTGCTGGTGAACACCTCCTGTAGGCTGGTGAACCTCACCGCCCACCTGAGGCAGAAAGCAGGATTGCTCCCAGATG TGACCCTTGCTCTCCTGGCTGAGGACGGCAACCTCGTGAGCCTGGAGGAGGACCTGAAGGAAGCGGCTTCCGGCGCCCTCACCATAGGCAGCTCACTGCTGAAGGAGCGAGCCACCTTTGTCCTTGTTCGGATCATCAGTAAG AGGGAGAGGGCATGGCCCCCACCCGCTATGAGTCCCTACTGGAGAACCTGGATGACCACTACCCAGAGCTGGGAGGTGAGTGTCAGGGCACAGCGCAGGGGGAGGGCACAACTTCTCCCCAGCCCCTACCAGCAGGACTTCTCGGGCCTTCCAGAGGAACTGCGCAGGCTGTCAGGCCTCTCCTCTGTGGGCTATGACTGGAGGAAGCGCATGGGCACTCGGCACGGCCACCATGAGCAAAGCCCTGCTTCAAGGTCCAGAAAG ATGCAAACAGACAGCAACCCAGCAGGACTCCTCTTTCAGAATCTGGAAATGCTGAGAAGTTGCATCAGCAAGAGGGCAAG AATCAGGTACACTTGGGATTACCTGCTAATGCCTCTCCACACCACTCTGGACTGTCCAAGGCATCTGTCCTGTGCTACCTACGGTGCAGATGGCAACAGggctcctcctccccatccctga